A single genomic interval of Dyella sp. GSA-30 harbors:
- a CDS encoding RtcB family protein has translation MKTQNYDVINDPGAVPIKLWTRGVPLEDEARRQLQNIAKLPFIHRWISVMPDVHLGKGATVGSVVPTIGAIVPAAVGVDIGCGMIAARTTLTANDLPDNLTEIRSAIEKAVPHGRTVGARDKGAWANPPEATVEGWASLQDGFDRIVARHPKLKRSNHLHHLGTLGTGNHFVEVCLDEENRVWFMLHSGSRGVGNAIGSHFIELAKQDMRRWMINLPDQDLAYLPEGSDHYADYVFAVDWAQRFARNNREIMMKHVVEAVRKVIAKPFDAQAEAVNCHHNYVNREHHFGKDVLVTRKGAVSARKGEMGIIPGSMGAKSFIVRGLGNEDSFHSCSHGAGRVMSRTEARRRISVEEHAKATAHVECRKDADVVDESPAAYKSIDAVMAAQSDLVEIVHTLRQVVCVKG, from the coding sequence ATGAAGACGCAGAACTACGACGTCATCAACGACCCCGGCGCCGTGCCGATCAAGTTGTGGACCCGCGGCGTGCCGTTGGAAGACGAGGCGCGCCGTCAGCTCCAGAACATCGCCAAACTCCCGTTTATCCATCGCTGGATTTCGGTCATGCCGGACGTACACCTCGGCAAGGGCGCGACGGTAGGCTCGGTGGTGCCGACCATCGGCGCGATCGTACCGGCTGCCGTGGGCGTGGATATCGGCTGCGGCATGATCGCGGCGCGGACCACGCTGACAGCGAACGACCTGCCCGACAACCTCACCGAGATACGTAGCGCGATCGAGAAGGCGGTGCCGCACGGCCGCACGGTCGGCGCGCGCGACAAGGGGGCCTGGGCAAACCCGCCGGAGGCTACCGTAGAGGGCTGGGCTTCGTTGCAGGACGGTTTCGACCGTATCGTGGCGCGGCACCCCAAGCTCAAGCGCAGCAACCATCTCCATCACCTGGGCACCCTCGGTACCGGCAATCATTTCGTCGAGGTCTGCCTGGACGAGGAGAATCGCGTGTGGTTCATGCTGCACTCGGGATCCCGTGGCGTAGGCAACGCGATTGGAAGCCATTTCATCGAACTGGCCAAGCAGGATATGCGTCGCTGGATGATCAACCTGCCCGATCAGGATCTGGCCTACCTGCCGGAGGGCAGCGATCATTACGCGGACTACGTTTTCGCCGTGGACTGGGCGCAGCGTTTTGCGCGCAACAACCGCGAAATCATGATGAAGCATGTGGTCGAAGCGGTGCGCAAGGTGATCGCCAAGCCGTTCGACGCCCAAGCCGAGGCGGTCAACTGTCACCACAACTACGTCAACCGCGAGCATCATTTCGGCAAGGACGTACTGGTGACACGAAAAGGGGCGGTGAGCGCACGGAAGGGTGAGATGGGCATCATTCCCGGCAGCATGGGTGCGAAAAGCTTTATCGTGCGCGGCCTGGGTAACGAAGACAGCTTTCACAGCTGCAGTCATGGCGCCGGCCGTGTCATGAGCCGTACCGAGGCACGTCGTCGTATCAGTGTTGAGGAGCATGCCAAGGCGACCGCACATGTGGAGTGCCGCAAGGATGCCGATGTCGTCGACGAATCGCCGGCGGCATACAAGTCGATCGATGCTGTCATGGCGGCACAGAGCGACCTGGTTGAGATCGTGCATACGTTGCGCCAGGTCGTCTGCGTCAAGGGATAG
- the rtcA gene encoding RNA 3'-terminal phosphate cyclase: MEMIELDGEAGGGQLLRTALSLSLCTGIGFTMERIRARRARPGLMRQHLTAVNAAAMIGQGRTHGAELGSTRLCFEPGNVAPGDYQFSTGSAGSTTLVLQTVLPALWRCAAPSRLRLEGGTHNPLAPSVDFIADSYLPALRHLGIEASVRLERHGFFPAGGGIVHATVEPSVASTRGVLDVRGELDGMEALAILSGLSSEIGRRELAVLGGQLKLPEEALQLRSVKPPIGPGNALMVKVRHANHVETFTGHGQRGVSAESVAHDVAREVKNYLASDAYAGEHLSDQLLLPMALAGHGEFTTHVISDHLQSNARLIEKFLPVDIAWHRHGSDVWRVVVGS, encoded by the coding sequence ATGGAGATGATCGAACTGGACGGCGAGGCAGGCGGCGGGCAATTGCTGCGCACCGCGCTCAGCTTGAGCCTGTGTACCGGCATCGGCTTCACGATGGAGCGGATTCGCGCGCGGCGTGCGCGTCCAGGCCTGATGCGTCAGCACCTTACCGCGGTCAACGCCGCCGCCATGATCGGCCAGGGGCGCACACACGGCGCCGAACTTGGCTCTACCCGCCTATGCTTCGAGCCAGGAAACGTCGCGCCCGGAGACTACCAATTCAGCACGGGAAGCGCCGGCTCGACCACCCTGGTACTGCAGACGGTTCTGCCCGCACTGTGGCGTTGTGCAGCGCCCTCGCGCCTGCGCCTCGAGGGCGGCACGCACAATCCGCTTGCCCCCAGTGTCGACTTTATTGCCGACAGCTATTTGCCGGCGCTCCGCCATCTGGGCATTGAAGCGAGTGTGCGCCTGGAGCGTCACGGCTTCTTTCCGGCCGGCGGCGGCATCGTGCATGCAACGGTTGAACCATCCGTCGCATCGACCCGTGGCGTGCTTGACGTGCGCGGCGAGCTCGATGGCATGGAAGCGCTCGCCATCCTGTCCGGCCTTTCATCCGAAATTGGTCGCCGCGAGCTGGCCGTGCTGGGCGGACAGCTTAAGCTTCCCGAGGAAGCCCTGCAGTTGCGCAGCGTCAAGCCGCCGATCGGACCCGGGAATGCTTTGATGGTGAAAGTACGGCACGCCAACCATGTCGAAACCTTCACCGGACACGGACAGCGCGGCGTAAGCGCTGAAAGCGTCGCGCACGATGTCGCTCGCGAGGTGAAGAACTATCTCGCATCCGATGCCTATGCGGGAGAACACCTGTCGGATCAGTTGCTGTTACCGATGGCGCTGGCCGGCCATGGCGAATTCACCACGCATGTCATCAGCGATCATTTGCAGAGCAATGCACGACTGATCGAGAAGTTCCTTCCCGTCGATATCGCCTGGCATCGACATGGGTCCGATGTGTGGCGCGTCGTTGTTGGAAGTTAG
- a CDS encoding isoamylase, protein MNRSKILAALMLCAGLLAAPLMPAHAAINSMTLGASYNAQKTSITFRVYSAHATRIVLYLYGSGYGAQESATYVLSPAGSNVWAVTVPVSSIQSAGITGSVYYGYRAWGPNWPYNASWTKGTSVGFVSDVDASGNRFNPNKLLLDPYALEMSQDPLNTSSQNGNVFASGATNRNTDSGLYAPKGVVLSQAAQSTGTKPTRAQKDDVIYEVNVRGFTEQDTSIAAAYRGTYKGAGLKANYLASLGVTAVEFLPVQETQNDANDVVPNSDANQNYWGYMTENYFSPDRRYSSNKAAGGPTAEFQAMVQAFHNAGIKVYMDVVYNHTGEGGTWTSSDPTTATIYSWRGLDNSTYYELASNNQYYYDNTGVGGNYNTYNTVAQNLIVDSLAYWANTMGVDGFRFDLASVLGNSCLSDTFQSAAPNCPNGGYNFDAADPNVAINRILSEFTVRPAAGGSGLDLFAEPWAIGGNSYQLGGFPKGWSEWNGAYRDTLRQAQNELGSMTISIGQDANNFSGSANLFQASGRAPWNSTNFIDVHDGMTLNDVYACNGSNNNQAWPYGPSDGGTSSNYSWDQGMSAGTGTAFDQRRAARTGLAFVMLSAGTPLIQGGDEYLRSLKCNNNAYNLDSTANWLNYSWTTDQANFNTYATRLIAFRKAHPALRPASWYTASQVVWYQPSGAVATTAYWNNTSNYAIAYTVNGSSFGDSNSMYVAYNGWSGAVTFTLPAPPTSTQWYRVTDTCNWNDGANTFVTPGSETLIGGSGATYSQCGQSLLLLISK, encoded by the coding sequence ATGAACCGTTCGAAGATACTCGCTGCGCTCATGCTCTGTGCGGGCCTGCTTGCCGCGCCATTGATGCCGGCCCATGCGGCCATCAACAGCATGACGCTGGGCGCAAGCTATAACGCGCAGAAAACCAGCATTACCTTTCGCGTGTACTCCGCACATGCCACGCGCATCGTGCTTTATCTCTATGGCAGCGGCTATGGCGCGCAGGAGTCGGCCACCTATGTGCTGAGCCCGGCCGGCAGCAACGTCTGGGCCGTGACGGTGCCGGTCTCGTCGATTCAATCGGCCGGTATCACCGGGTCGGTGTATTACGGCTATCGCGCCTGGGGTCCGAACTGGCCATACAACGCGAGCTGGACCAAGGGCACATCGGTGGGCTTCGTTTCGGATGTCGATGCCAGCGGCAATCGCTTCAATCCGAACAAGCTGCTGCTCGATCCCTACGCGCTGGAGATGAGTCAGGACCCGCTCAACACCTCCAGCCAGAACGGCAATGTATTTGCGTCGGGCGCCACCAATCGCAATACGGACAGCGGCCTGTACGCGCCCAAGGGCGTGGTGTTGTCGCAGGCAGCACAAAGCACCGGCACCAAGCCGACGCGCGCGCAGAAAGACGACGTTATCTATGAAGTAAATGTGCGCGGCTTTACCGAGCAGGACACCAGCATTGCGGCGGCCTATCGCGGTACCTACAAAGGCGCGGGATTGAAGGCGAACTATCTGGCGAGTCTGGGCGTCACCGCGGTGGAGTTCCTGCCGGTGCAGGAAACGCAGAACGACGCGAACGATGTCGTACCCAACTCGGATGCCAACCAGAACTACTGGGGCTATATGACCGAGAATTACTTTTCGCCCGATCGCCGTTACTCGTCGAACAAGGCCGCCGGCGGCCCGACCGCGGAATTCCAGGCCATGGTGCAGGCGTTCCACAATGCCGGCATCAAGGTCTATATGGACGTGGTCTACAACCATACCGGCGAGGGTGGAACATGGACCAGTTCAGATCCCACCACCGCGACGATCTACTCATGGCGCGGCCTGGATAACTCGACGTATTACGAACTGGCGTCCAACAACCAGTACTACTACGACAACACCGGTGTGGGCGGCAACTACAACACCTACAATACGGTCGCGCAGAACCTGATCGTCGATTCATTGGCCTATTGGGCCAACACCATGGGCGTCGATGGCTTTCGTTTCGACCTCGCGTCGGTGCTCGGCAACAGTTGTCTTAGCGATACCTTCCAGTCCGCCGCACCCAACTGCCCCAATGGTGGTTACAACTTCGACGCGGCCGATCCCAATGTCGCGATCAATCGCATCCTGAGCGAGTTCACCGTGCGGCCGGCAGCGGGCGGCAGCGGCCTGGACCTGTTCGCGGAACCGTGGGCCATCGGCGGCAACTCGTATCAGCTTGGCGGTTTCCCCAAGGGCTGGTCGGAATGGAACGGTGCCTATCGCGACACGCTGCGCCAGGCGCAGAACGAACTCGGCAGCATGACGATCTCCATTGGCCAGGACGCAAACAATTTCTCCGGCTCGGCCAATCTGTTCCAGGCCAGCGGCCGAGCGCCGTGGAATTCCACCAACTTCATCGATGTCCATGACGGCATGACGCTCAACGACGTCTATGCATGCAACGGTTCCAACAACAACCAGGCCTGGCCATACGGTCCATCCGACGGCGGCACGTCGAGCAACTACAGCTGGGACCAGGGCATGTCCGCCGGTACCGGTACCGCCTTCGATCAGCGCCGTGCGGCGCGTACCGGCCTTGCGTTCGTCATGCTGTCCGCGGGCACGCCGCTGATCCAGGGCGGCGATGAGTATCTGCGCTCGCTCAAGTGCAACAACAACGCATACAACCTCGACTCCACCGCCAACTGGTTGAACTACAGCTGGACTACCGATCAGGCCAACTTCAACACGTACGCCACGCGCCTTATCGCGTTCCGCAAGGCACATCCGGCGCTACGTCCGGCGAGCTGGTACACCGCCAGCCAGGTGGTGTGGTATCAGCCAAGCGGTGCCGTGGCGACCACGGCGTACTGGAACAACACCAGCAATTACGCCATCGCCTATACGGTCAACGGCTCGTCGTTCGGCGACAGCAACTCCATGTATGTGGCGTATAACGGCTGGTCGGGCGCCGTTACTTTCACATTGCCCGCGCCGCCGACCAGCACGCAGTGGTATCGCGTGACCGATACCTGCAATTGGAACGATGGCGCCAATACCTTCGTGACGCCGGGCAGCGAAACGCTGATCGGCGGCAGTGGCGCGACCTATAGTCAATGCGGGCAGTCGTTGCTGTTGCTTATCTCCAAGTGA
- a CDS encoding AarF/UbiB family protein yields MSGFKRYSRIAMFALRYRRAGVLRGVPGPVKPSLRMTPQRFVDDLEALGPAFIKLGQALSGRPDLVHSAYLAELARIQDDVTPISVHAVRRMVTVELGAPPEELFRHFDPVPLAAGSLAQVHAVVLPDGDDAVIKVQRPGIGRRIRNDLNALERVAIAAQRHTEMGRRYGLVHWIAELRRSLLNELDFMAEADHLRTFATNLGSYDALYIPVPYMAFTSPRVLTMARVRGEKLSPDGDLPGSTAQHTQQASQLLCPYVDQVFVHGLVHADPHPGNLVLMDDGRLALLDFGMVTGLSPGMRRDLLRLMLAAADGDGESVADICEHLCAALPDMDRVAYRRAVSDAVMRYSTAGERTTLEEGRLLLALTVIGADNGLRPPAELSLLGRALLNLEPAIARLAPRLPVRELVRSRLDGVLMHQLSHPLSAAQGGALLLDAQRLALDAPGHVNTVLRTLAENRFKVRLDGLEESHLIENLQKIANRIAAGLITAALLIAGALVSRSTRPGYGWLAGIMFALAGLIGIALVASSMRRDRSPRDDSDSGVH; encoded by the coding sequence ATGAGTGGCTTCAAGCGCTACTCGCGCATCGCCATGTTTGCTCTGCGCTACCGTCGTGCGGGCGTTTTGCGCGGCGTACCGGGCCCGGTGAAGCCGTCGCTGCGCATGACGCCGCAGCGCTTCGTCGACGATCTGGAAGCACTGGGTCCGGCCTTCATCAAGCTGGGGCAAGCTCTGTCGGGTCGGCCCGACCTGGTGCACAGCGCCTATCTGGCAGAGCTGGCGCGTATCCAGGACGACGTCACGCCGATCAGCGTGCACGCCGTACGCCGCATGGTGACGGTGGAGCTAGGCGCGCCACCGGAGGAATTGTTTCGTCATTTCGATCCCGTACCGCTTGCCGCCGGCTCGCTGGCGCAGGTGCATGCAGTGGTTCTGCCCGATGGGGACGATGCGGTGATCAAGGTGCAGCGGCCAGGTATCGGTCGACGCATCCGCAACGATCTCAACGCGCTTGAACGCGTGGCAATCGCCGCGCAGCGCCATACGGAGATGGGCCGTCGCTACGGCCTGGTGCACTGGATCGCCGAATTGCGCCGCAGCTTGCTCAATGAGCTCGACTTCATGGCCGAAGCGGACCATCTGCGTACGTTTGCCACCAACCTGGGTTCCTACGATGCACTGTACATCCCGGTTCCCTACATGGCATTTACTTCACCACGCGTGCTGACCATGGCGCGCGTGCGTGGCGAAAAGCTCTCGCCCGATGGCGACCTGCCTGGCTCGACGGCGCAGCATACGCAGCAGGCCAGCCAACTGTTGTGTCCGTATGTCGATCAGGTCTTTGTGCATGGCCTCGTTCATGCCGATCCACACCCGGGCAATCTGGTGCTGATGGACGATGGCCGTCTGGCCTTGCTCGACTTCGGCATGGTGACCGGCTTGTCGCCCGGTATGCGGCGGGATCTGTTGCGACTGATGCTGGCCGCTGCCGATGGTGACGGCGAAAGCGTGGCCGATATCTGTGAACACCTTTGCGCCGCCCTGCCCGATATGGATCGCGTGGCGTACCGGCGCGCGGTATCCGATGCAGTCATGCGTTACTCGACCGCGGGCGAGCGCACCACATTGGAAGAAGGCCGTCTGCTGCTCGCACTGACCGTGATCGGTGCCGACAACGGTTTACGGCCGCCGGCGGAGCTGAGTCTGCTCGGTCGTGCCCTGTTGAACCTGGAGCCGGCGATCGCCCGATTGGCGCCGCGACTGCCGGTGCGCGAGCTGGTTCGCTCGCGTCTCGACGGCGTGTTGATGCATCAGCTTTCGCATCCGCTCTCTGCCGCGCAAGGGGGCGCGTTACTGCTCGATGCGCAACGACTGGCGCTCGATGCACCGGGGCATGTCAATACGGTGCTGCGTACGTTGGCCGAGAATCGCTTCAAGGTGCGACTGGATGGACTGGAAGAGTCGCACCTGATCGAAAACCTGCAGAAGATCGCCAATCGCATCGCCGCCGGTCTCATCACCGCCGCGTTGCTGATTGCCGGTGCCCTGGTCAGCCGCTCGACGCGGCCCGGCTATGGCTGGTTGGCCGGCATCATGTTCGCGCTGGCCGGCTTGATCGGCATCGCGCTGGTAGCGAGTTCCATGCGCCGCGATCGTTCACCGCGCGACGACAGCGACAGTGGCGTGCACTGA
- a CDS encoding ferritin-like domain-containing protein produces the protein MATSRDILLDWLRNAHAMEVQAEEMFKSQARRIEHYPPLRERIERHLIETREQQAMLAQCLKQLGAEPSALKEIGARFMAMGQSLFQVASTDEVVKGAVLACSFKHMEIAVYRALAAAAKTAGENDVVRICETILPQEQAMADWLDQHLPELVEQYLVRAELPSVSAKR, from the coding sequence ATGGCCACCTCTCGCGACATCCTCCTCGACTGGCTGCGCAACGCGCACGCGATGGAAGTCCAGGCCGAGGAAATGTTCAAATCCCAGGCGCGGCGCATCGAACACTATCCGCCGCTGCGCGAACGTATCGAACGACACCTGATCGAAACGCGCGAACAACAGGCGATGCTCGCGCAATGCCTCAAGCAACTCGGTGCCGAACCCTCCGCGTTGAAAGAGATCGGCGCACGCTTCATGGCAATGGGCCAGAGCCTGTTTCAGGTGGCCTCCACCGATGAGGTCGTCAAAGGCGCAGTGCTGGCCTGCTCGTTCAAGCATATGGAGATAGCGGTCTACCGTGCGCTTGCCGCAGCCGCGAAGACCGCCGGCGAAAACGACGTAGTACGCATCTGCGAAACCATTCTTCCACAGGAACAGGCGATGGCCGATTGGCTCGACCAGCATCTGCCGGAACTGGTCGAGCAATATCTGGTACGCGCGGAATTGCCGAGCGTGTCGGCCAAGCGTTAG
- a CDS encoding DNA-3-methyladenine glycosylase I encodes MHEDEGLVTGADGRPRCFWYPSMPEYHDNEWGRPVRDDTLLFERICLEGFQSGMSWQVILRKREHFRVAFKGFDIQRVARFTEKDVEHLLGDANIVRNRAKIVSVINNARRAIELIDETGSLTEWVWKFAPAATQRPKTVDLAYYRAHTTSPESIAMSKELKKRGWTFVGPTTIYALMQATGMVNDHLDGCVCRVDVERACVMG; translated from the coding sequence ATGCACGAAGACGAGGGCCTGGTAACAGGCGCTGACGGTCGCCCGCGTTGTTTCTGGTATCCCTCGATGCCGGAGTACCACGACAACGAATGGGGGCGACCGGTCCGCGACGATACGCTGCTGTTTGAAAGGATCTGCCTGGAAGGTTTTCAATCCGGCATGTCGTGGCAGGTCATTCTGCGCAAGCGCGAGCATTTTCGCGTGGCCTTCAAAGGCTTCGATATTCAACGCGTCGCGCGCTTTACCGAGAAAGATGTCGAACACTTGCTTGGCGACGCGAACATCGTGCGCAATCGCGCCAAGATTGTCTCGGTCATCAATAACGCGCGCCGTGCGATCGAGCTGATCGATGAAACAGGATCGCTCACCGAGTGGGTATGGAAGTTCGCGCCGGCAGCGACGCAGCGCCCCAAGACCGTCGACTTGGCGTATTACCGCGCCCATACCACCAGCCCCGAATCGATAGCGATGTCGAAGGAACTGAAAAAGCGTGGCTGGACGTTTGTCGGTCCGACGACGATTTATGCGCTGATGCAGGCGACGGGGATGGTCAATGATCATCTGGATGGATGTGTGTGTCGGGTGGATGTCGAACGCGCGTGTGTGATGGGGTGA
- a CDS encoding inorganic phosphate transporter, whose amino-acid sequence MQTEAAVATTTAQNKNSGRIFAAVFGVVLLIGGIYAATQLMGDLAIVHIHSAGPFILLGIALLIALGFEFVNGFHDTANAVATVIYTHSMPANMAVIWSGVFNFLGVLTSSGAVAFTVVSLLPVELILQVGSNAGFAMVFALLIAAILWNLGTWYFGLPNSSSHTLIGSIIGVGLANQLTAVKSGTSGVDWSAAMGVFKGLVFSPIAGFLLAGLLMYVLKKLVKIPALYRAPEGNKPPPWPIRALLVLTCTGVSFSHGSNDGQKGMGLIMLILIGTVPTAYALNGAVSGGEVKTFHEVSVETSRVLGQIGGSVTVGGDPRATVETAVQQKTLQANTIPALAALIAQIDQQVGDRPSLKSVPQEQMGNVRNDIYLANAALPLVLSKPGLSDDQTKTMTTWRGLATKATQFIPTWVKVAVALALGLGTMVGWKRIVVTVGEKIGKEHLTYAQGASAELVAMTLIQAADMYHLPVSTTHVLTSGVAGTMAANGSGLQWSTVRNLLMAWVLTLPASILLAGGLFIVLKHLF is encoded by the coding sequence ATGCAGACCGAAGCCGCAGTCGCTACTACCACCGCCCAGAACAAGAACTCAGGCCGAATCTTCGCCGCCGTATTTGGGGTGGTCCTGCTGATCGGCGGCATCTACGCCGCCACCCAGCTGATGGGTGACCTGGCCATCGTGCACATTCATTCCGCCGGGCCGTTCATCCTGCTGGGCATCGCGCTGCTGATCGCGCTGGGCTTCGAATTCGTCAACGGTTTCCACGACACCGCCAATGCGGTGGCGACGGTGATCTACACGCACTCGATGCCGGCCAACATGGCGGTGATCTGGTCGGGCGTGTTCAATTTCCTCGGCGTGTTGACCTCGTCGGGCGCGGTCGCCTTTACGGTCGTGTCGCTGCTGCCGGTCGAACTGATTCTGCAGGTCGGCAGCAACGCCGGCTTCGCGATGGTGTTTGCGCTGCTGATCGCGGCCATCCTGTGGAACCTGGGCACCTGGTATTTCGGGCTGCCCAATTCGTCTTCGCACACCTTGATCGGCTCGATCATCGGCGTGGGCCTGGCCAACCAGTTGACGGCGGTCAAGTCCGGCACCAGCGGCGTGGACTGGAGCGCCGCGATGGGCGTGTTCAAGGGCCTGGTGTTTTCGCCGATCGCCGGTTTCCTGCTTGCCGGCTTGTTGATGTATGTGCTCAAGAAGTTGGTGAAGATTCCCGCGTTGTATCGCGCGCCCGAGGGCAACAAGCCGCCGCCGTGGCCGATCCGTGCGCTGCTGGTGCTGACCTGCACCGGCGTGAGCTTCAGCCATGGCTCGAACGACGGGCAGAAGGGCATGGGCCTGATCATGCTGATCCTGATCGGCACGGTGCCCACCGCCTATGCGCTCAATGGCGCAGTGAGCGGCGGCGAAGTAAAGACCTTCCACGAGGTGTCGGTCGAGACGAGCCGCGTGCTTGGGCAGATCGGCGGCTCGGTCACCGTTGGCGGCGACCCGCGCGCCACGGTCGAGACGGCCGTGCAGCAGAAGACGCTGCAGGCGAATACGATTCCCGCGCTGGCCGCCTTGATCGCACAGATCGACCAACAAGTGGGCGATCGTCCGTCGTTGAAGTCGGTGCCGCAGGAACAGATGGGCAACGTACGCAACGACATCTACCTGGCCAATGCCGCCTTGCCGTTGGTCTTGAGCAAGCCTGGCCTGTCCGACGATCAGACCAAGACGATGACCACCTGGCGCGGCCTTGCCACCAAGGCGACGCAGTTCATTCCGACCTGGGTAAAGGTGGCCGTAGCGCTGGCGCTCGGTCTCGGCACGATGGTGGGCTGGAAGCGCATCGTGGTGACCGTGGGCGAAAAGATCGGCAAGGAGCATCTGACCTATGCGCAAGGTGCGTCGGCCGAGCTGGTGGCGATGACCTTGATCCAGGCCGCCGACATGTATCACCTGCCGGTCAGTACAACCCATGTGCTCACATCGGGCGTCGCCGGAACCATGGCGGCGAACGGCTCGGGCCTGCAATGGTCGACCGTGCGTAATCTGCTGATGGCCTGGGTGTTGACCTTGCCCGCATCGATCCTGCTCGCTGGCGGATTGTTCATCGTGCTAAAACACCTGTTCTGA